In Aspergillus nidulans FGSC A4 chromosome II, a single window of DNA contains:
- a CDS encoding FAD-dependent oxidoreductase (transcript_id=CADANIAT00004245), which yields MQTALQRDPNTGISILIVGGGIAGLSFAIEAHRKGHNVRVIERRSAGKTDGEIIAITGPALHTPHKWPGFMDKARKEAVPPGITMRKYDGTTIGTFPVGDPSNPSLPIYRSKLHRVLGEYAAQLGIEVELETSGFGYFEGESDAGVILADGRRLTADLVVAADGVGSLSWELVMGTKQPPVSSGFVLYRVTFPVGPALENPVVAREFEGYKNRAFLHAGPGAHMVSWYCNPLYIPNSQSVDDGADANGFYGVKEDNTTAAEDWAKNTSIDKALEAVEGWEPFVSELIKATPNRTLLDWKLMWRDPQPKWVSDGGRVVQIGDAAHPFLPTSASGGTMAMEDAFSLAACLKIAGKQDISTATKVHNHLRFERVSCAQKMGFKNRELYHKTDWDAVAKNPKIMGKMVGDWLLKHDPEKYAYENYEKCKNFLLHGEPFANTNAVPGYTYKPWTVKELLEASERGEAIVDEGKW from the exons ATGCAAACAGCCCTGCAACGAGACCCCAACACGGGCATCTCGATCCTgatcgtcggcggcggcatcgCCGGCCTCTCCTTCGCGATCGAAGCCCACCGCAAGGGGCACAATGTCCGAGTGATCGAACGGCGCTCTGCGGGAAAGACAGATG GTGAAATCATTGCCATCACGGGCCCAGCCCTCCACACCCCGCACAAGTGGCCGGGATTTATGGATAAGGCACGCAAAGAGGCCGTCCCTCCGGGCATCACGATGCGCAAGTATGATGGCACCACGATTGGGACCTTCCCCGTTGGCGACCCCAGCAACCCCTCGCTGCCGATTTACCGGTCGAAACTGCATCGCGTGCTAGGTGAGTATGCCGCGCAGCTGGGTATTGAGGTGGAGCTTGAGACTAGTGGCTTCGGGTACTTTGAAGGAGAGAGCGATGCTGGAGTTATTCTCGCCGACGGCCGCAGACTGACAGCAGACctggttgttgctgctgacggGGTTGGATCGCTGTCGTGGGAGCTTGTCATGGGCACGAAGCAGCCTCCTGTGTCTTCAGGGTTCGTGCTGTACCGGGTGACTTTTCCTGTTGGGCCGGCGCTGGAGAATCCGGTTGTTGCGAGGGAGTTTGAGGGCTATAAGAACCGGGCGTTTCTGCATGCGGGGCCGGGGGCGCATATGGTTTCTT GGTACTGCAATCCATTATATATCCCTAACTCCCAGTCGGTTGATGATGGCGCCGATGCTAATGGTTTCTATGGCGTGAAGGAAGATAACACTACCGCCGCCGAAGATTGGGCCAAGAACACCTCCATCGACAAGGCGCTCGAGGCCGTGGAGGGCTGGGAGCCCTTCGTATCTGAGCTCATCAAGGCAACTCCCAACCGTACATTGCTCGACTGGAAGCTCATGTGGCGAGACCCCCAGCCGAAATGGGTATCGGATGGCGGGCGTGTCGTGCAAATTGGCGATGCTGCCCATCCATTTCTCCCTACCTCTGCTAGCGGGGGAACAATGGCCATGGAGGACGCGTTCTCGCTTGCTGCTTGTCTAAAAATTGCCGGAAAACAGGACATATCAACGGCGACGAAGGTGCATAATCATCTGCG CTTTGAACGTGTCTCTTGCGCACAGAAAATGGGCTTCAAGAACCGCGAGCTCTACCACAAGACCGACTGGGACGCTGTGGCCAAAAACCCCAAGATCATGGGCAAGATGGTGGGGGATTGGCTGTTGAAGCATGATCCGGAGAAGTATGCATATGAAAACTATGAGAAGTGCAAGAATTTTCTGCTGCATGGGGAGCCGTTTGCAAATACCAATGCCGTGCCTGGGTATACGTATAAACCCTGGACGGTcaaggagcttctggagGCGTCGGAAAGGGGGGAGGCAATCGTGGATGAGGGAAAGTGGTGA
- a CDS encoding uncharacterized protein (transcript_id=CADANIAT00004246), with amino-acid sequence MSTIQLQAVRPTIRHFSVHRAQTTSRTSRFVTSSCLVSAVVLPFVPPALESSRERNQGSPNHSRPHPPLCFHAR; translated from the exons atgtcTACTATCCAGCTTCAGGCCGTCCGCCCAACAATCCGCCACTTTTCAGTCCACCGCGCTCAGACAACTAGTCGCACATCGCGCTTCGTCACATCATCATGTCTAGTTTCTGCTGTCGTGCTTCCCTTCGTCCCACCGGCCCTCGAGAGCTCGCGTGAGCGGAATCAAGGCTCCCCGAACCATAGCAG ACCGCACCCTCCGCTCTGCTTTCATGCTCGCTGA
- a CDS encoding uncharacterized protein (transcript_id=CADANIAT00004247) yields MNTAVSNNRIDSIHLGRLGYALRRYATSPPQDTIKQIYVNPMTPAGGGAYYFAKKSINADRQSRFEADMKKKAQLAAMEAEHRRQAAASKPEPISTPSSNASYKRANQARHQNASDDVASPSEEASHDPAPTRHEPETEEDRLLEKGKYEAARPFRPPPGNRL; encoded by the exons ATGAATACT GCGGTGTCCAACAACCGAATAGATTCGATCCACCTG GGTAGGCTGGGGTACGCTCTGCGTCGGTATGCCACCTCCCCACCACAAGACACAATCAAGCAAATCTATGTTAACCCAATGACACCAGCCGGCGGCGGAGCCTACTACTTTGCTAAAAAATCGATCAATGCCGACCGACAATCGAGATTCGAAGCGGatatgaagaaaaaggccCAGCTTGCCGCGATGGAGGCGGAGCACCGACGCCAGGCAGCGGCTTCCAAGCCGGAGCCCATCTCAACCCCTTCCAGCAACGCGAGCTACAAACGCGCCAATCAGGCACGCCACCAAAACGCTTCGGATGATGTAGCCTCGCCGAGTGAAGAAGCGAGCCACGATCCGGCACCGACTCGACACGAGCCCGAGACCGAGGAAGATCGATtgctggagaaaggaaagtaTGAGGCTGCGCGGCCTTTCCGACCTCCGCCTGGTAACCGGTTGTAA
- a CDS encoding TFIIH/NER complex ATPase/helicase subunit SSL2 (transcript_id=CADANIAT00004248) — protein MPVKRKATDSGRSSRASKRATPVPDAPEIDSDDDYSDWEQDAKKDNLKGLVDKFSLESFNKKSQNQDPNFGYKDFSSLPLKPDHANRPLWIDPLKGTITLESFSPLAPQAQDFLTTIAEPLSRPTHLHEYRLTGNSLYAAVSVGLLPQDIINFLDRLTKTPLPESIKSFIVEFTKSYGKIKVVLKHNRFFVESTDPEMLQMLLQDEVIGSQRVQASEGITQQAAPKMGGLVIPGTRDAAGVRETSEQKAVDESAGKRAEDDILLAIRDDDDDDEQAQVHSFEIPNEAVESVKARCQAMGCPALEEYDFRNDEINPTLDIDLKPAARIRSYQEKSLSKMFGNGRAKSGIIVLPCGAGKTLVGITAACTIKKGTIILCTSSMSVVQWRNEFLRWSNIDPGDIAVFTSDNKEKFRRSTGIIVSTYSMVSQTRARSHDAQKMMDWIQSREWGLMILDEVHVVPAIMFRKVTSAIATQSKLGLTATLLREDDKIKDLNFLIGPKLYEANWMELAEQGHIAKVQCAEVWCPMTTEFYTEYMREKSRKAALLYTMNPRKFQACQFLIDYHEKRGDKVIVFSDNVYALEKYALKLKKAYIYGGTPQNERMRILENFQHNEQVNTIFLSKIGDTSLDLPEATCLIQISSHYGSRRQEAQRLGRILRAKRRNDEGFNAFFYSLVSKDTDEMFYSSKRQAFLVDQGYAFKVITHLQGIENLEGLAYATPAERRELLQEVMLQNESSADVENVTDDLFSERSSGNRARAKPGVKRSAATLSGLAGGEDMAYIEYNKSRNKQLKEKQHHPLFRKLERERQRRKKEMENFNR, from the exons ATGCCGGTCAAACGCAAGGCGACTGACA GTGGTCGGTCCAGTAGAGCGTCGAAGCGTGCAACCCCTGTGCCTGATGCCCCGGAAATTGATAGCGACGATGATTACTCCGATTGGGAGCAGGATGCGAAGAAGGACAACCTAAAAG GCTTGGTGGACAAGTTTTCGCTTGAATCATTCAATAAGAAGTCCCAGAACCAAGATCCGAATTTTGGCTACAAGGACTTCTCCTCGCTCCCGTTGAAGCCGGACCATGCGAACCGACCCTTATGGATTGATCCGTTGAAAGGGACGATTACCCTCGAGAGTTTCTCTCCTCTGGCaccgcaagcgcaagattTCCTCACTACGATCGCCGAACCGCTGTCGCGCCCGACTCATTTACATGAATACCGGTTGACAGGGAACAGCTTGTATGCTGCTGTGTCGGTGGGCCTCTTGCCACAAGATATTATCAACTTTTTGGACCGGTTGACGAAGACGCCTCTTCCTGAGTCAATCAAATCCTTCATCGTGGAATTTACGAAGTCATACGGAAAGATCAAGGTTGTTCTGAAACACAACAGGTTTTTTGTGGAAAGTACCGATCCGGAAATGCTGCAAATGCTGCTCCAGGATGAAGTTATAGGGTCCCAGCGCGTGCAAGCGTCAGAGGGTATAACCCAGCAAGCAGCGCCGAAAATGGGTGGTCTTGTCATTCCTGGAACTAGGGATGCCGCTGGGGTCAGGGAAACATCAGAGCAAAAGGCTGTGGACGAGAGCGCAGGCAAGCGTGCAGAAGACGATATTCTTCTAGCTATCcgcgatgacgatgacgacgatgagcagGCTCAGGTGCATAGTTTCGAGATACCAAATGAGGCAGTCGAGTCCGTCAAAGCACGCTGTCAAGCCATGGGTTGTCCCGCATTGGAGGAGTACGACTTCCGAAATGACGAAATTAACCCAACCCTAGATATCGATCTCAAGCCGGCTGCACGAATTCGAAGCTACCaggaaaagagcttgagTAAGATGTTTGGTAATGGACGGGCAAAGAGTGGTATCATTGTCCTGCCTTGTGGTGCGGGCAAGACACTCGTTGGTATCACCGCTGCCTGCACGATCAAGAAGGGAACAATCATCCTTTGCACCAGTTCCATGTCAGTTGTACAGTGGAGGAACGAATTTTTGCGTTGGTCAAATATCGACCCCGGCGATATTGCCGTTTTCACTTCCGACAATAAGGAGAAATTCCGCCGGTCTACTGGTATTATTGTCTCCACTTATTCAATGGTTTCTCAAACAAGAGCACGATCCCACGACGCACAGAAGATGATGGACTGGATTCAGTCGCGGGAATGGGGTCTTATGATTCTTGACGAGGTCCACGTCGTGCCCGCGATCATGTTTCGAAAGGTTACCTCTGCCATTGCGACGCAGAGCAAGCTTGGGTTGACTGCCACACTCCTACGTGAAGATGACAAGATCAAAGATTTGAACTTCCTCATTGGTCCCAAACTATATGAGGCAAATTGGATGGAACTTGCAGAGCAAGGACATATTGCCAAAGTACAATGCGCCGAGGTATGGTGCCCAATGACTACAGAATTTTATACCGAGTATATGCGGGAGAAATCAAGAAAGGCTGCCCTATTATATACCATGAACCCTCGCAAGTTCCAGGCGTGCCAATTTCTCATTGACTACCATGAAAAAAGAGGCGATAAGGTCATCGTTTTCTCAGACAACGTGTACGCCCTTGAGAAGTACGCgctcaagctgaagaaagcctACATTTACGGAGGGACGCCTCAGAACGAGCGTATGCGTATCCTCGAGAACTTCCAACACAATGAACAAGTTAACAcaatctttctctccaaAATTGGCGATACATCCCTCGACTTACCTGAGGCAACCTGCCTCATTCAAATCTCTTCACATTACGGTTCTCGCCGCCAGGAAGCACAACGTCTAGGACGAATCCTCCGAGCCAAGCGCCGCAACGATGAAGGCTTTAATGCGTTTTTCTATTCTCTAGTCTCGAAAGACACGGATGAGATGTTCTACTCCTCAAAACGGCAAGCGTTCTTGGTCGACCAAGGCTATGCCTTCAAGGTCATTACCCACCTGCAGGGTATTGAAAATCTAGAGGGGCTAGCATATGCCACACCGGCAGAGCGCCGCGAGCTATTGCAAGAAGTTATGCTTCAAAATGAAAGTTCTGCGGACGTCGAGAATGTCACAGACGACCTCTTCTCTGAACGGTCTAGTGGTAACAGGGCCCGGGCAAAGCCTGGCGTCAAGCGGAGCGCCGCTACGCTTAGTGGGCTGGCTGGTGGTGAGGACATGGCGTATATCGAGTACAACAAGAGCAGAAATAAGCAACTCAAGGAGAAACAGCATCACCCTCTGTTCAGAAAGCTGGAGCGCGAGcgccagaggagaaagaaagagatggagaattTCAATCGATAG
- a CDS encoding uncharacterized protein (transcript_id=CADANIAT00004249) produces the protein MAGEEDPRNTQTASSPGSSRQWTDDENPFVAFRRFADEQISSMLQSVMGLPSSSTSPRSEHWAIFSDDQTYSDQTRQRRRQGQEYSDDGGKADDNVPSGSRLNDPSTLNDKYPDRPSRSRWYNPDNRFDIDMFFNSFFDRFWLDDHAMARLFSPYHHPMFSSMTSADSPAWPVNYLLFSPYSPLHLERQARYRSHREQGVFTSLMSSMSLSSEAECDPNEPKWREAFEDLLRLENGEPMLDRESGAVAKPESGKEWLAGLVKRGSLGKHWKFSSGSESQPWTSITLDRLDHFDRPKNEASPSLPAPEKAGSDSTTEMSTEMSSNGPSTELDLYDRFLADIDAREREFFGAFHSPLLQFLLEDRRRGRFGIFPSETNNKDDTESWLDLVSGGNKHTVPEAKDESESTEAHLSREPASSPAATGAQAEIPPVQNYVVSNSVSTERIRLPDGSVQTKTVRTKKYADGREETNSSTEVVNPPQGEQGPDQQSGQQPNQTKSGWFWKD, from the coding sequence ATGgcaggcgaggaagatcCCAGAAATACGCAAACTGCTTCCTCGCCTGGGAGCTCCCGCCAATGGACTGATGATGAGAACCCCTTCGTCGCTTTCCGTCGATTCGCCGATGAACAAATTTCCTCCATGTTGCAGTCTGTTATGGGCCTCCCGTCCTCTTCTACATCTCCACGCTCGGAGCACTGGGCTATTTTCTCGGACGATCAAACCTACTCCGATCAAACACGCCAGCGGCGGCGCCAAGGCCAAGAGTATAGCGACGATGGAGGCAAGGCTGATGATAATGTTCCATCAGGTTCTAGACTCAATGACCCGTCAACACTAAATGATAAATACCCGGATCGTCCTTCCAGGTCACGTTGGTATAACCCGGATAATCGGTTTGACATCGACATGTTCTTCAACTCGTTCTTCGATCGGTTCTGGCTAGACGACCATGCCATGGCCCGTCTCTTCAGCCCGTACCACCACCCAATGTTCTCAAGCATGACGAGCGCCGACTCCCCTGCTTGGCCGGTCAACTATCTCTTGTTCAGTCCGTACTCGCCTCTGCATCTAGAGCGCCAGGCGCGCTATCGGTCTCACCGGGAGCAGGGCGTCTTCACGTCCCTTATGTCGTCTATGAGTTTGTCGTCTGAAGCCGAATGTGACCCTAATGAACCCAAATGGCGTGAAGCTTTCGAGGACCTTCTCCGACTCGAGAATGGAGAGCCCATGCTGGATCGTGAGAGTGGAGCAGTTGCGAAACCAGAGTCTGGAAAAGAATGGCTAGCTGGGTTGGTAAAACGGGGTAGTTTAGGGAAGCACTGGAAATTTAGTTCTGGATCAGAGAGCCAGCCGTGGACGAGTATTACACTGGACCGCTTGGATCATTTTGACCGTCCGAAGAATGAAGCATCACCCTCTTTACCGGCACCAGAGAAGGCCGGTTCCGATTCAACTACCGAGATGTCTACCGAGATGTCGAGCAATGGCCCTTCGACGGAGCTGGATCTTTATGACCGATTCCTCGCGGATATTGACGCCCGTGAGCGTGAATTTTTTGGTGCCTTTCATAGCCCGCTTTTGCAGTTCCTCCTAGAAGATCGACGCAGAGGTCGATTCGGCATCTTCCCTTCCGAAACCAATAACAAAGACGACACAGAGAGCTGGCTAGATCTTGTATCCGGTGGAAACAAGCATACCGTCCCTGAGGCCAAAGATGAGTCTGAGTCTACTGAAGCGCATCTCTCCCGAGAACCAGCATCATCCCCGGCCGCTACAGGAGCCCAGGCTGAAATTCCGCCAGTTCAGAACTACGTCGTTTCAAACTCAGTAAGCACAGAGCGTATCCGCCTTCCAGATGGCTCAGTCCAAACTAAGACCGTGCGTACGAAGAAATACGCGGATGGCCGTGAGGAAACCAACTCGTCCACTGAGGTTGTCAATCCGCCGCAGGGCGAGCAGGGTCCTGATCAGCAATCTGGTCAGCAGCCTAATCAGACAAAGAGCGGGTGGTTTTGGAAGGATTAA
- a CDS encoding glutamine-dependent NAD(+) synthetase (transcript_id=CADANIAT00004250), which produces MGRLITLATCSLNQWALDWEGNCERIIESIRQAKAAGATLRVGPELEITGYGVLDGFLEGDTFLHSWEMLARIIDHPDCQDIVVDVDGNYREMRHFTPWQRPREVEDYYLEQIVGKITGQYKVPFGDAVISTRDTCLGLETCEELFTPNGPHIPYSLAGVEIISNSSGSHHELKKLDTRVNLITQATKLSGGIYLYANQQGCDGDRLYYDGCAMIVINGNIVAQGSQFSLNDVEVVTATVDIEEVRTYRASTSRNMQASRQPPFVRLDLDTRLSRSDEDADPGIAPSETLIPRYHAPEEEIALGPACWLWDYLRRSGAAGFFLPLSGGIDSCATAVIVHSMCREVIKAVQQGNEQVIKDVRRLCAEPAGSTWLPTTSQEVCNFMGTQNSSKETRDRAKELAAEIGSYHIDFNFDTVVTALMNLFTVVTNFQPRFKVHGGSRAENQALQNIQARLRMVLSYLFASLLPTVRQRPGGGGLLVLASSNVDECLRGYLTKYDASSADLNPIGSISKVDLKKFIGHCATSFDMPILTSFLNATPTAELEPITATYVQSDEADMGVTYAELGTFGYLRKVSKLGPWSMYERLLHMWGNEYSPREIYEKTRHFFYNYAINRHKMTVITPSYHAEQYSPDDNRHDLRQFLYPPFTWAYKKMEESVKYWEERGWTTGKAQKKSVKAD; this is translated from the exons ATGGGTCGTCTCATTACGCTGGCAACATG TTCCTTGAACCAGTGGGCTCTTGACTGGGAAGGAAACTGCGAGAGGATTATTGAGAGTATTCGccaagccaaagccgccggAGCCACCCTTCGCGTCGGTCCAGAGCTCGAAATCACCG GATATGGCGTTCTCGACGGGTTCCTGGAGGGAGATACATTTCTCCACTCATGGGAGATGCTAGCCCGTATTATTGACCATCCTGACTGCCAGGATATTGTGGTCGATGTGG ATGGAAACTACCGAGAAATGCGACACTTTACCCCATGGCAGAGACCCCGGGAAGTTGAAGACTACTACCTCGAGCAAATTGTCGGCAAGATAACAGGACAGTATAAGGTTCCCTTTGGCGATGCGGTCATTAGCACGAGAGATACATGCTTGGGACTGGAGACATGTGAGGAACTGTTCACACCGAATGG CCCCCATATTCCCTACAGTCTTGCAG GCGTTGAGATCATTTCGAACTCATCCGGCAGTCACCatgagctgaagaagcttgataCGCGCGTCAACCTCATCACACAAGCCACAAAACTG AGCGGTGGTATCTACCTGTATGCAAACCAGCAAGGTTGTGATGGTGACAGGCTCTACTACGATGGATGTGCTATGATTGTCATAAATGGGAATATCGTAGCTCAAGGATCGCAGTTCTCACTAAACGATGTGGAGGTTGTCACTGCAACCGtggacattgaagaa GTGCGCACATACCGTGCCTCAACAAGCAGAAATATGCAAGCCAGCAGACAGCCCCCTTTTGTCCGTCTTGACCTTGACACGCGATTGTCTCGTTCGGACGAAGACGCTGACCCTGGCATTGCGCCGTCTGAGACGCTCATACCCCGCTACCACGCgccagaagaggagattgcccTTGGACCTGCTTGCTGGCTGTGGGATTACCTTCGGAGAAGTGGTGCCGCTGGATTTTTCCTTCCTCTGAGTGGTGGGATTGACAGTTGCGCTACTGCAGTAATTGTCCACTCTATGTGCAGGGAGGTTATCAAAGCAGTACAACAAGGAAATGAGCAAGTGATCAAAGATGTCCGCAGGCTCTGCGCAGAGCCTGCTGGCTCAACCTGGCTCCCCACAACAAGCCAAGAAGTCTGCAA CTTCATGGGCACGCAGAACTCTAGTAAAGAGACAAGAGACCGAGCAAAGGAGCTGGCTGCGGAGATAGGGTCGTACCATATCGACTTCAACTTCGACACCGTTGTGACCGCTTTGATGAATCTATTTACCGTCGTCACAAACTTTCAGCCAAGATTTAAGGTCCACGGTGGTAGCCGCGCGGAAAACCAGGCGCTGCAGAACATTCAAGCTCGTCTGAGAATGGTCCTCTCTTACTTATTCGCGTCGTTACTGCCCACAGTTCGCCAGCGCCCAGGCGGCGGTGGCCTTCTCGTTCTGGCGTCGTCCAATGTAGATG AATG TTTACGAGGCTACCTGACTAAATACGACGCGAGCAGCGCCGAT CTAAACCCCATCGGTTCCATTTCTAAAGTCGACCTCAAGAAATTCATTGGCCATTGCGCAACCTCCTTCGACATGCCTATCCTAACCTCATTCCTCAATGCCACGCCCACAGCCGAGCTCGAGCCCATCACAGCAACGTACGTGCAGTCCGACGAAGCAGACATGGGCGTGACCTACGCCGAACTTGGCACGTTCGGTTACCTGCGCAAAGTGTCCAAGTTGGGCCCTTGGAGCATGTACGAGCGCCTGCTGCACATGTGGGGTAATGAGTATTCTCCCCGAGAGATCTATGAGAAAACACGACACTTCTTCTATAATTATGCGATTAACCGTCATAAGATGACTGTTATCACGCCAAGTTATCATGCTGAGCAGTATAGCCCTGATGACAATAGGCACGATTTAAGGCAGTTCCTTT ATCCTCCTTTCACTTGGGCATACAAGAAAATGGAAGAAAGCGTCAAGTACTGGGAAGAAAGGGGCTGGACGACAGGAAAAGCGCAGAAAAAGAGCGTCAAGGCGGATTAG
- a CDS encoding NAD(+) diphosphatase (transcript_id=CADANIAT00004251), with the protein MSNNSQIPNPAHIQADSMLARRFGKETVNYFSSSPLNRLSFLRSDHPFLSAAFKHPSTRFVILKDLAPLTRSPTELYYAKYDEVRKLLPASIYDKSEEEIIKEHDSRKTEPHLIFLGVDETDKQQDGFSWKIYSGTPYFALDVSEKGSEEQQHNAKEVVNGFEAQGLSFLQARVAMTFSANEAAIYAQARALIDWNTRNSYCGTCGSRTISVNSGTKRACPPTDAARVAEGKPAEKPACSTRTTISNLSFPRTDPTIIVAVISSDAKRILLGRSKRFPPNWYSTLAGFIEPAESVEDAVRREVWEEAGVTLSRVIIHSTQPWPYPANLMIGAIAQVSDPAHEKINLEHDPELEDARWFEIEEVEEALRVGTSNLDQAAGPGYKEGSLRLPPPTAIANQLIQAAINIDFLADKSKM; encoded by the exons ATGTCCAATAATTCACAAATCCCCAATCCCGCCCACATCCAGGCTGACTCAATGCTGGCTCGGCGGTTCGGCAAAGAGACCGTGAACTACTTCTCGA GCTCTCCTCTGAACCGGCTGTCATTCCTTCGATCAGATCACcccttcctctccgccgctTTCAAGCACCCGTCGACCCGATTCGTTATTCTCAAGGACCTAGCGCCACTCACAAGGTCTCCTACGGAATTATACTATGCAAAGTACGATGAAGTACGCAAGCTGCTTCCAGCATCGATCTACGACAAGTCGGAGGAAGAGATAATCAAGGAGCATGATTCGCGCAAGACGGAGCCGCACCTTATCTTCTTGGGTGTGGATGAGACCGACAAGCAGCAGGACGGATTCAGCTGGAAGATCTACAGCGGGACGCCGTATTTCGCGCTTGATGTTTCGGAGAAAGGATCGGAGGAGCAACAACACAATGCGAAGGAAGTGGTTAATGGATTTGAGGCTCAAGGATTGAGTTTTCTGCAGGCAAGAGTAGCCATGACGTTCTCTGCTAATGAGG CGGCTATTTACGCTCAAGCTCGGGCGCTTATTGACTGGAACACCCGCAACAGCTACTGCGGCACTTGCGGCAGCCGCACCATTTCCGTAAACTCGGGCACAAAACGCGCCTGCCCACCCACCGACGCAGCGCGCGTCGCCGAGGGCAAGCCCGCCGAGAAACCAGCCTGCAGCACTCGCACCACCATTTCAAACCTCTCCTTCCCGCGTACAGACCCTACAATCATCGTGGCCGTCATCTCGTCCGACGCGAAGCGCATCCTCCTTGGCCGCTCAAAGCGCTTTCCGCCTAACTGGTACTCCACGCTCGCAGGCTTCATTGAACCCGCCGAGTCCGTCGAGGATGCAGTGCGTCGCGAAGTATGGGAAGAGGCCGGTGTGACACTATCCCGTGTCATTATCCATTCGACCCAGCCGTGGCCGTACCCGGCTAATTTGATGATTGGGGCAATTGCGCAAGTTAGTGACCCTGCGCATGAGAAGATCAACCTCGAGCATGATcctgagctggaagatgcgcGGTGGTTTGAAAtcgaggaggtagaggaggctTTGAGGGTTGGCACGAGCAACCTAGATCAAGCTGCTGGGCCGGGGTATAAGGAGGGGTCGTTAAGGTTGCCGCCTCCAACGGCGATTGCGAACCAGTTGATACAAGCGGCTATCAATATCGATTTTCTTGCAGACAAGTCGAAGATGTAG